The region GTGATGGCTCGTTTTGTGCGTGCGTGATGTGCAGGTGTGCAAGCAGCTGTATGAAGTCATGATGCAACTTAGCGAACAACACGCCGACAAGATGTTCACCATCCAAGGAGCGCCGAGGTAAGGACGTCTTCTGAAATGGATCAACTCGGGTCCATTGATTGTATTGGCGAGTCGGGAAAGTTGGAGGTCACCAATTTCCATTTGGCCCTCGCAGCGATTCGGGTCCGCTGCGGCTGGCTCGGACGCCGTCGCCACCCGAAGACGAGAGTCCGCCCGAGAGTCCGGACGCCGCTTCCAATCACACACTGCGCCCGGTCTCTCCGGGACTGTCGCGACCCAAATCTCCCGTGCAGGTAAACAAGTGGGACGGCGGGTACGAGGTACGAAGAAGCGTTCcaatagggctgggcgatatgggcCGAAATTCACATCCCGCTATAAACGGCCTCCCTTTTAAGGTAACGCTACGTATTTataaataatcatttataaATCATTTGCTTACTGGTATTTGTAGTCCTTTAGAGAATCGatatggattttaaaaaagtaaactatCAAAGAATTGATTTTAGAtaacaacatttattgtgcaaatctTCAATCCAAATGAAAAGTCAGCGATGTGCAAACAAATAATATTCGGGCTCGACGCTAACTTTTGCACGAGTAGCACAGGTGCGACCAACGGAAAACGGTTTTGGTCGCACCTTTTTTGGGGCGATACGGCTTGACCGTATCTGCTCACGTATGCTTACTTGGCGTATTTTCAGATGACGTAAAGAATGAGGGGGTCTGAGTTTGAAATGTCCGACGGTATTTGAATGCACCTGCAGTTTGGCTCGCCGAAAGCTGTCATTTGTTGACGCTCCCGTTAGTGGCGAGTTGCGGGCAGACTTGCGTCGCATATTACGATGGCAGACTCATTAACAGACCAATTCACTTTCTGAGCGTCCTCAACCGTCAATTGAATATCCTTTTGAGTTGGCGTCGGTGGAAGTCGGCAGCCAGAACGCAGATACGATGACGTCATCGACATGCGCTGTGCGGTGATGTCATCAATGTGCGCCACCGCAATCTCTACCTTATATTGCTGATAGGGTTCGTATCGCTCAGCCCTCCGTTCCAATTTGTAAACGCTTTCAAGCGAGCGAAGCCAAGCAGCGATTTGAACGCAGCCAATGATGAgccgttagcatgctagcagaCGCGGACGGGCTCCATTTGTGCTTTAATGTTCTGTGGCTGTTCTTCTTTGCTGCACGTCATCTCTGGGATGGTGAGTCAACATGtcgcacacgtgtgtgtgtgtgtgtgtgcgtgcgtgtgtgtgcgtgtgtgtgtgtgtgtgtgtgtgtgttgctagaGCATGCGGCATGAGCAACAAAGACGTCTGCAAATCTACAAATCTGGTTCTCATTTTCTTGGTCCACTCGTGCAGATGGCGAGTGAGCGTCGAGATGTCGCTGTTCCGCGCTCATCTTTCACCAAACTTTGTTTTGTCGCCATTTTGTAAAAACATCCGTTTGAGCCGAAAACAAGCCGCTTGTGAttgcactgcaaaaaggacagtcggaaaattgtgaagaaaaaaaatagtaaaataagaaaatgatgacttcaaataagcaaaattacattttacttacaaaataagaaaataatagtcGGCACAGCAgccttgaaaatagtatttttagactaagaACAAGTCATATCAACTTTTTTCAATCTGTAATATATCGAACTATTTTCTTCAAATACATGCatgttcattttttacagttggCCATTTTAGCCTGCGCGTCAAGCAGGGACAGGACGCGTTCCATTCTTATTGTCTTTGAAAAGACCCAGCCAGGGGTCGAACCCGCAACTTTCCATTCTGAGTACACTCTACCATTGCTGCAGTCTACTGAGCAGGTGGTGCATTCACACGCAAGAGGAAAAAGGAGCTTTGTAAATATGGCCAAACAAACCACAAACTGATTTTTACAGGAAAAATAAAGAGCTacattgcacttttgtctgattgttttcagacttgtattttttctgaaaacgcgAAAATTCATCTCATGAAAGTCCAGTTCAGGGTCTTTGATGTTGCTTCGTTGTCATCTTCAAGTgtggaaaatgcttgttttaagcctcacagtacttcAAACTAGCCGTTTACACGCAATGCCAACattgcttgatcaaataaaatcatTAGGAAATCTTCAAATAAGCACAATCATCTTGTCTGTCAAATTTCACTTGAAGTAAAAGTAACTCATTTAGGTTACATTAAAGAAACGACATCTTACTTAAGAtctagtttttttgcagcgtagatGTACGCCTCGCGTGGGCGGTCCCCGTGCCGCCTCATGTGGGCGGTCCTTGTGCCGCCTCACGTGGGCGGTCCCCGActtaagatttgtttttttgcagcgtagatGTACGCCTCGCATGGGTGGTCCCCGTGCCGCCTCAGTTGGGCTTTCCTTGTGCCGCCTCACGTGGgcggtccacgacttaagatttgtttttttgcagcgtagatGTACGCCTCGTGTGGGCGGTCCCCGActtaagatttgtttttttgcagcgtagatGTACGCCTGtttcaacacattttcatgCTTTGCATCTGAGGACGTGAGCAGGACGACCTCGATGACCTCATGCTGATTTCAGCCGAGGACAGGAAGACAAATATTGATGATCGATTGCGAGATTGCCGACGGAATTTTGGTGGGAATCAGACTTGTAGAGCAAATGAGTCGTGTTTTTGTGGCGTTGCGTCcccccatcatcatcatcatcatcatcatcatcatttgcaGCAGTCCAATGTCCTTCAACGTCTCCCAgtcattcttcttttttccgCCCACGTTGTCCTTTCCTGTTCAAAGTGCGGCAACTTCCAGGTCAAGCTCATTTGTGACGAGGGACCCAAACCCGACGAAAATCAGTTTCTTTGAAACTATTTGATCATTTCAATTTACGATTGAAATGCTTTTCTATCTTTTCAACCTCATTTGATAACATCAGAAATCGACCCTAAGTGATGCAcccatatgttgtttttttcatggccGATAACGATTATTCGTAGTCAAGGGGGCCGATAAGCGATATTTCGAGCCGATCTTCATTTGCAGTCAAAGAGAAaatcaaaagttaaaaaagtAAAGTGAAAAGTCCCATAAATGCAAAGTTCTTTGTCTACCGCTGAGCGACAAACGCATGCGAATGCGGCCCATGTGGGGTCCGCGTCAGGGTCCATAAAAGGTTCCGATAGACCTTCACAGACAACAACATTTCAAATGTCTTTGTGACAATACAGACTGTCAACATCTTACGCAACCTGACGGAAACGCACCATTTGCTAGCATTCGCCGCTTAGCAAGATGGCGTCCGCTTTATCCGTCTTGAGATTCACAAAAAGGCCGATGCTTATCAAAATGGCAAATATCGAACCGATGATTTGATTTGGGAGTTGATGGTTGGCAGCCTGTCGAAACATCCACGACGACTTTCTATTTCCTGACTCGGCCGATCGTTTGGCTCGACGCTCGATACGCGGATGCTACGTGAGCCTTCTCAACGGCGCGTTGCTAAGCCAGGACGCTCAAAGACGCATTTTCTCTATTTGAGTGgcagaaaaagcacaaaaaccGCCGCCGAACAAACATTGGACTCGGGTAGGTTAGGTTGCATACGATGTGCAAATTGGCATACGGTTACGACGAGGGAACTGCGGGAACCTTtcgcaggttaaaaaaaaaaaaaaaaaaagcagcagacATTTTGGCATTCGCATCATGTCAAGCTCATTCAAATGAACAAGTTGCAACTTCATTTTGCTGCCGATTGATGGCAACGCCGACCCCCCCAATATGGCTGCCGATTGCGTACGTGGGTTCGCCGAGCGAGCGAAGCGCGCTGGCAAATGGGGCCGATGCCACGGACTtgcgggtttcacacatcagcgccgtttgtggccgcgttccaacactcgcgaCTCCACCCCCGTCTCAGCTTTCCGAAGCGCTTCGGACAACCGAGACGGACGGACGCGTGACACGCTCGCACCCGGCAACGAGGAGCACAAAGACGGAAGCGCAAGTACCGagacacgtcgcaaaccggaatcGGAAACTCAGGTGATGTGGGAAACCCGCAAGTcgaaagtcccgcctcctccgtggcatatagccCATAGCATTAGCCACCGTATTCCTAACTCCCATGATCCTTTGCGGGAATGACTCGCGGTACTTGCCAACGTGGCGTTTCATTCGCCGGCGAACTGCTTGCGCGAGCGAGTCCACTTTGGATGACAGACGTAAACAATGTGGGGACGCCAGACGGCTCACAGCTCAGGACAGGTTCCAAACCCCAAACCTCGCCGCCGCCATTTTCCGGGAAAGCCAAACTTGCTGCGATTGCGTCCACACAAGATGAAGAACGGCAAACGCTGACTAACGCATGTGGCTGCTTGTCAGATGAAAAAGGGGCCGCCAGTGCCGCCGCCCCCCAAAGTCACGCCTTCCAAGGAGGTGGCGGAGGAGCAAATCATCGACCTGTTTGGAGGAGACTTTTTGCCAGCGCCGTCGCCATCGCAGGTCTGTCAGCATTTTGCCGGCAATCAGCTGCTTTTGCTTTGCTCGCTAACCGCCTGCTGTGCCGGCAGCCCAACGAGCGGCCGGGAGAATCTCTTCTTGATCTGGATTTCGACGCCTTCCAGCCCGATGAGACTGTGTCGCCGCTACCGCAGGTTCTTTCCttacacgcgcacgcacacaatgTGTGGAATGTCTTTTGGACTCAATCGGAACGTGGTCCCAACTTGAAgcccctttctttcttttttcccgagCAGACTGCTGTGCCTTGGGATACGTGGTCGGTGAGTACATTTGGGTTTGCTGCGTTTGATTTGCCGGCGAAGTGATGCGTGCGTACGTCAACTGTGTCCTGCTCCTCCCCTTTAGGCTCAGCCGGCCCAGACTGTAAGTTCTGTACACACCTGATGCACGCCGCATGGCGACACATCGTTTGAGCGccaacaaaataatacaaacatgcGAGCAGACTGACTTGATTTCATTGTCTTGCGTTTGCTCAGGATTCAGAAAGCGGCTTTGTCGCCGACTGGTCGGCCGATTTTGCTTCAGCGGCAACCAACGGGGAGGCTGCCGCGGGGGAGGCTGCCGCGGGGGAGGCTGCCGCGGGAGAGGCTGCCGCGGGGGAGGCTGCCGCGGGGGCGGAGGGAGCGGATGGGGGTGATCGTGGAGATGAAGCCACGCCTCCTCCTGCTCCCGAGGACAGCGAGGCGGCAGACGATGAGGTTAGCGGCCGAGATCAACCATCACAAAGCGAGCCCGACCTTCTGTATGGCGCCGCCGATCAATTGGAAAAAGGGCAGGCGGAGTCGGAGGCAGGTCGCCGCAAATCCACCCCCGGCCTCATCTTTACCAACGAGTTTGGCGAACGGATTGAGGACGGGTCCGAGCGCGCCAAAGACAAGCGGCCCGGCTCTCCCGACGGCTCGGGTTCCGAATACGAAAGCGCCGAAGAATGGGGCGGGGCCTGTGCCGGCGCAGCGGCCCAACATTCACCTGACCGTCGTCCTGATGCTGAAAAAGGACAAAGTGTGACAGCAGATGTCATGCCCGCAGATGCGGCGCCGCCCGGGATGGAAACCGCGGAAGCAGGTGCGTCCGACCCGTTGCAAGCAGTTGCCTTGGATTCTGATCCGTTTGCGGCAACACAggaaggaggacgaggagggtTTGCTTCACCTCCTTTTGCTGAAATgcgaggaggaggaacctttgaTTCGGATCCTTTTGCCCACATACAGAAAGGAAGAGGGTTCGGTTCTGATCCTTTTGCAGAATCCCAGGAGGGAGAAGGAACCTTTGATTCGGATCCTTTCGCCGACCTACAAGGAGGAGGCGCCTTTGATTCGGACCCTTTTGCCGAATCACGGGAAGGAGGAGCGTTGAATTCAGATCCTTTTGCCGACCTACAGGGAGGAGGCGGCGCCTTTGATTCGGACCCTTTTGCCGAAGCACCGGGGGGAGGTGCCTTTAGTTCCGATCCTTTTGCCCAAAACCGGCACGGAGATTCATTCGATGGCGTCGATCCTTTGAAGTCAGGAGCCAGTTTGGAGGACGCGGGTTCGGGGGTCTCTGGAGACGTCGGCAGCAGCTGGGACCCGTTTGCAAACGGTCTTTGTGCCGCTTCTGCAGATGGCATGGCGAAGCGTGACGTGTGGTCTGCCACGAGCGGCCGCTCGGACCCTCCAGATGAACACGGATGTTCGAGGACGCAAGGTGCAAATGCTCCCGAAGTGCGCAAGGAAGCCGGAAGttgccaagaagaagaagagcccACAAAGCTGCTACTTGGAAAACGGTACCACAAAGATGTAGCGGAAGGAAAGGACGAGGTACACGGTCCCGTTTGTAGCGTGCTCGTTTGCCGGCAAGTAGACGGCAGTTGAGATTTGAAAGCTCCTGCCGAGCCTAACCTCCGCTTTCCTTCCCCTCGCCACTTCCCGTCTTTGTCAAGCATGCGATTGCGGATTTAGCACTTCCGACTTCAAGCGGCAATCGGACCGGCTGACAAATTCCATCCATCGATTGACGGATCTGTCAGTCGGTCCTCGCGCACAACCATCCTTTCCCTGCAGCTCCGTAGTGACCTTCCCCGTGCTCgttctttgtctttgttttcttGATAGCCATTCGAGGTTCTTCTTGTCTCCTTTTAAACATGCATTCTGAAGGATACCGCCGGCCCGACCTTCTTTGCCGATTTCGATCAAATGGTGAGTCGACGTTTGCTCATTTTCAGTGTCTCGCTTGCCATCACATTTCGAGAATTGAATTTGGTGTCTGCCTTGGGAACAAGAAGGAAGTCGAACCTGGATCGGCTGAGACTTCCGAGATGCCGGATGCTGGTGAAGAAATGCCTCAGGCTTCGCTGGCTGCTGAGGAAGAACCCTCGCCGGCGCCCCCTGCAGCTGAAGCAAATGCAGCCGCAGAAAGTTGTGCTCCTCCTCTGGAAGAAAATCCCGCTGTGAGTTCAACAACACTTTTCATTCTCACCTTCAACTTCAAAATAGTTGATCACAACTTAGCCGGCCTATTCAGGCGTGCGAGAGTCAAGTCCAATCtgggattcaggaggagcaatTGTGGTTTTGGTCCCGGCCGTGGACCCGTGCGCCAGCGCGacaccctcggcaggatccTCCAGAGTGCGTGGGAGTCCGCCCAACCGGTCTACATGcgttttgtggacttggagaaggcgtccGACCGCGTCCTTttgggagtcctgtggggggggggcttcggTTGTATGGGGTACAAAAGCCCCCTGATGTGGGCTGTTTGGAGTTTGGTCCACGTCCAAGTGGGATTggttcccagtgagggttggactccaccaaggttgtcaccaattctgttcataacttctatggacagaatttctaggtgtTGCGGGGGTCAGGGTTAGGGGTCAGAGGTTAAGCCGTCACCGTTAATGTCCGCCAATAAAGTATTGTAGCGTTGCGCTTTGCTTTCCTTGCAAGCAAAACAACAAGGAGTGCCATCGGTCCACTTTTGGCTTTCAGGAAGGCGCAAACTTGCGTGTCCTTTGCAGGAAAGCATGGCCATCCCGTCCGTGGTGATCGAACCCGCCTCCAGCAATGAAGGCGACGACGACCGCGACGCCGACATCGTCTCGCCGGCCGCCGTCAGCGACAACTGCGTGGCGGACGACATCGCTCCGGTCAAAGTTGCCGGTTGGGCTCCGGCGGGGCTCCCCGACCACTTCCTCTACAAGGTCAGACCTTTTCCTTTTTGGACCCGGGTCTGCAAAATCCAGCCAAAGACTGCATGAAAGGGCTGCAAATTGCGCAGGTGGAGACCATGCACGATTTTGAGGCAGCCAACAGCGACGAGCTGGACCTGAAGCAAGGGGACGTGGTCTTGGTGGTCCCCACCGCGTCGCTGGAGGACCAGGTGAGTCGCCGGCCGCGGCGGAGCGCCGGCGGGTTCAAGACGCGTGCTTGTCTGCCGCTGCAGGACGCCGGCTGGCTGACGGGATTCAAGCAAAGCGACTGGACCATGCGGGGAGCGGCGGCGCAAAAGGGGCTTTTCCCGCAAAACTTCACTCAGCGTTTGGACTGACAACTTTTCTGGCCCGCATGCCGACGAGGTCTTGGGAAACCCACGCCAGGATCAAACGCAACCCTGTCGTCGACGCCCAGATTCCCCCTCGCTACCGTTTCAAGGCGGCGggcttgtgtgtgcatgttccCGTGTCACGTGGTCTACAAGTCCTTAACGTAATAAGCCcaaacccatttcaaaaaaatagaTGTCGTAGCCTCATAACGTAACGGATGTCATAAAAGTTGTGACGCGAGCACATTATTGGCCGATTATTGCTAAACCAATCGTTTTTGAATCACTTCTTGTTACGGATGCACCGAACGGAATTTTTggggccgaaaccgaaaatgagaaatgcttgacCAAAAACGCCCCAAAAAATAGGCCAATTTTTCTTTCGTTGCATTTCTTagaattaattgcaattatgatattataaaatatttatttagcatttgAACAAAGCAAATATCAATTGACACGTCGGCTAATTAAACAGCAAAGGCAGGCTGAGCATTTTGTGgaggtgcgattgcactttatagtccaTGTGGCTGGCACGGGCGGGCACAGACGCGTGTGGTGCGAATGACGCGTTTGGAGCGGGACACAGTGCGGCGCACATTCACATACTGACCAACATTTGAAAAGAAATCCATGAATGCATTTCTTTGCAGCAGCCGATCCGCTTCTGCAAAAGTCACACTCGGCATCGTGCGCGGGTCTGCAGACACCCGCAGATCGCAACAACAGTGCTAGCATGAGCTAAAGGATTTAGCACGGCCAGCGAAATGCCAGCGAAGAAGTGGAAGCGCTGGAGGGGCtggaatggaagaaaaaaaatgaaagcgccGCAGGAGAAAGAGTGTCTCATGTCTTTTTTTCGAGCCGCTGAAATGCTGTGCAGTAGTTTAGCAAGCGACGCTCGCTGGTGTGCGGAATGAAGCGCTTGCGATTGACAGATGCAAATTCAGTGACGGGGAAACGCCAGCGAGTAGCGAGGCGGGCGGGCAGGCAGGCAgccccccccgtccccccccccccattcggtctttaattcaaacagacgctttaTTACATGTTGTTTTCTGGATTGCGTCACCACAATATCCGAATTCGGCCAAATGCCGAAAATTCGGTGCATCACAACTTGTTGTTTTTGGATGAAATGTTTCAATGTTGGAGTCTCTCGCCGTCCATTTGTCCGTATTTGCCTCAACGGTTGGCCGGATCTCTCGTCCGTCCGTTTGTCTGCTGCTGCTTAAAATGAACTGGAAGcgcatttacaaacaaacacaacattatgtTGTGAGTGATGAGCGTGTGTGAAGGTGTGCGTCCCACAGAGTAGACAACAATCGTGTTAAAAAGGCTTTCATGCTAACACCAGGCGCCAAATCCACCGAGTGCAAAAAAGTATCTTAAGtaaaacacagagttaagaGTTAGTTTAAAGCCAGCTCATTGTTGACGAGCAGCAGGTGCGCCGGTTCTGCTCACCGCCGTTGTCATGGCGACTAGAAACAAAAACAGGCGTCAAACTGTCACGTGTAAGTCAAGGTTGTGGGTTCGGGACTTTGATGACGTTACGGCTTGTTACTACGTGATCGGCGGCTCTAAAGCCAATGTTGTCACCCCAAAGTATGTTTAGGACTTTTCTGGCCGCCATTGATGTGATGTCCCGGATGACGTCGAGTTGTGCTGCTGTgctcattttttgtttgttggtcaGTGCAACAAGTTGTGACCTTTCATGTCGTCGTTTGCAAACTTCGATTGCTCTTCAAACAATGTCGTCCTCCTTTTAACATGCTCATGTAATAGAGACGAAAGAAATTGCATTTGGAACCTTCAGCTGACGTGTCGGGAGAAACGTCACGCGAGACCACGACTGCATGCGAGACGGATGAAGAGGATTGCTTGCAAAGGCCGAGATGAAAACGGGATCGTGTCGTTGTCTGTATTTGATTGTCTCGTCACAGTAAAAAGTTTGACACAAGGTTGCCCTTGTCACAGTTGGCTTCCATTTTCCCGTTAGGATCGAAACCTGATGTTGTCCATCGATTGTTCTTCAAATCACAAACAATGCAAAGTACGAACAAAAGAGGTCACATTTACCTTCAAAAACAAATTGGGAACGTCAGACATGACAAAAAGGACCCTCAATTCAAAGTCATTTTCTAATCAACACATGACCTAacctccctccatccctccctccatccctcccttCATCCCTCCCTgcatccctccctccatccctccctccatccctgCATCCCTCCcccatccctccctccatccctccctccatccctccctccatccctgcatccctccctccatccctccctccatccctgcatccctccctccatccctccccccatccctccctccctccctccctccatccctccctccatccctccccccatccctccctccctccctccctccatccctccttGCGAGGGCAGCAGCGTTAACAGGGAAGTCAagacttccttctccccagccacttcaatcagctccaggccagctgagaggcAGGCCCCTCCCTGGGCGTGTCCCGGGTGGTCTCCGGGGCTAATTTCTTTAGCAGGTTCCACAGTTCAAATCTTATCCCTAAGTCCACTTCCAAGAACTAACAACAAGGTTGCAAACTGGGCACAATCAGCTAACAAAATTGAGCAACTATCTTTTAACAATGCAACCAGCATGTTGAATCCCCCTGTTTAAGAAACAGACATGAGCAGTCATTTGCCTGAACTGTAAGCAGTTAAGATAATGCAAACAATCCTGGATGGTGCGCTAAAAGAGATGTGACATCTTGTAAAAGTCATGTACGGCACAGTTCTCGTtcgtcatgtttgttttgaaggtattatttgatcactacattaagtgtaatctttgcgtgttgaaaataattggataagagatctgatgaagaagccttctttgcaaagagtttattttagaagcttctaaaagacacaagagaaaatgcttacattcaaaaattgatgttaagcctcgagtgtgtccatatgaaaaacacgcagtcgctttatagatgaaaaaagcaaactcctcctctgaggctggacaaagggttagtaattataataggcagacaagtgatttactgacatgtttactccagttcaccgtccaagccggaaatacatgattagacaggtaatgccatgagACCTCGACTCCCTCAGCCCAACAGTGTTATCTCcttgagaacttgagaacttgactcccatcacATTCCTTTCTCACcagctggcagggagtgaaaaagttccaatatacttcacaacaacatcatcacagttatattcattacaatacacagttatatgtccaatatatgtttagaagtaaattcataaacagtaaaaatatcaattgaaaatgttaaatgtcttcagcttCCAGGCAAGACTGCACTCAGACGGGCCACGTACTTGGCCATCCCGATCGAAGGGACAACGCGGGACATGCTGGACATGCAAGCACCTTTCCACTCTTGCCTTCACACTCATCCGCATGCTGACCCACTTGGCCATGTTGATCGGCGCCTCCGGCCACTCGCAGGTGTCGTCCCTCGTGCTTTGGAGAAGATGAGCTTTATGATGGACGTCTGTCTCACAATGACAGAATATGGCTTCCATCATAAAAGCTGGAGTCGCTGAGCCGGCCGGGTTCGTTTCTGCTGGCTCATCTGAAGAAAGACAAGGAGCATCTTGGTCGATGTCTGGGCAAAGTGAAAGATATTATCACGTTTTTAATACCTCATTTcatatagggttagggttaggggttaggttaTGGCATAAGGGTTAACTCCCGGGTATTTCCCGCCTCATCAAATTGACTGGACGGTTGTCAAAATACCAGGGCAAGGCACGGGCCGGCGCTCGTTATTGCAGCAACTCTTATGCTTATGTCTCtcacctctgtttaataaaaatcttaatatcataaaaaatcctcatataataaaaaatgtgtctgacctTTACTAACCCTGTACACTCCATAAGAGTTTCTTTTTGAGATACTTGGCCACTAATCAAGCAAAAAGGTATCAAGGCTAAGATCTGCTTTCAATAACCCACTCcgagggttgggtttagggtttggacCAAGGTAGGGTTTATATAGGGCCCcaaatggttggggttagggttaggggttggggttggggttagggcacCCTTCcaagaatatatagtaattcaactggtcaactggttgaggttaggactttgtaccggggtgggttaacaccatatttgaaacgggttgaggttagggcaaccttcccagaataTATAGGAagtaaactggttgaggttaggactttgtaccggggtgggttaacaccatacttggaaccggttgaggttagggccaCCTTcctagaatatgtagtaattcaactggttgaggttaggactttgtaccggggtgggttaacgcCATATTTGAAACGGGCTGAGGTTTTCTTTACATATCAAGTAAGCAATGGCTTCAGTTATAGCCATCGCACGCTCAGAGAGGACCCCCTAAATAAGAAGCCAAACTTTTCTCATCCTGATGTCCGACGAGGAACACGACCGGGAGGCGGCGGTACACTTGTTAACGACGCGGTGCATCCTTTTTAAGTGGGTCTGCATGTTTGTCGGACGTCTTGCCAAGCTTTCCGTCTTTTTTGGCGAATCCCTAGTGTTTCCAAACATATGATTTAAGCGTCGCACGTGCATTACATATTTCATCCTCCTCGCTGCTGCTCGCTCGGACGTCCGTGATGTTTTGCTAGCTTACTGTGTGGGTGCCTCACGGCTTCCGCATGGTGCATTCATGCGCCCTGGGATTTTGGGGAACAGCAGATGGGATGACGTTTCCAATGAATAAAACGGCGCTTGCGTCCAATTTTACCAATACCCGCCAACGCATCAAGAGGAATCTACATTTCACACGTCAATTGCATCGAAACCCAGTGAATAAGCCGATGCACTCGCATCGTGCATGTGCGCATCGATGCATCCATTCATATCGATTATTTTCAACATCCCTACTTTGCAGTAGTTGGACGTCATGAAAAAGTCCACAAGTTTTCCGCACGAAGTTTCCAAGTCGTCATCCGCACTCTCAGGCGTGTGCGTGTTATTGGCACGTTAATACAGTAtcacgtgtgtttgtgtgtcaatGAGCCAGAAGAACAACTCGGactgtatttacatttgtgtgaTGGCAGGCAACAAAGGTAAGCTACTTTCATCGAATATCCCTTTTTGAGTGAATGCATGTTGATATGATTTAtgcccttcattcatttgaacGTGTGCGCGTGTTCGTGCGTGCAGGCCTCACGTTGCGGGAGGCGAGTGACGTCACAGCAAGCGCACTCTTCAACGCAACCATCGCCGAAGGGCCGCTCAAAGGTTTGCAAATACCTCAAACAATATTGCATGCAAGTTCATGTTTCTGTGACCCGGATGAAATCAAACCTGATAAGTCAGGTGGCA is a window of Vanacampus margaritifer isolate UIUO_Vmar chromosome 2, RoL_Vmar_1.0, whole genome shotgun sequence DNA encoding:
- the amph gene encoding amphiphysin isoform X2, translated to MADIKTGIFAKNVQKRLNRAQEKVLQKLGKADETKDEQFEQVVVNFRRQECEGSRLQREMKAYMAAIKGMQQASINLTQSLHEVYEPDWHGRDDVMTIGKDCDAMWENFHNKLVDSTLLNLDAYLLQFPELKNRVAKRSRKLIDYDSARHHVETLQTSGMKNDRKMLKADEELRKAQRVFDELNVGLQDELPSLWDSRVGFYIGTFKSVTSLEARFHREISLVCKQLYEVMMQLSEQHADKMFTIQGAPSDSGPLRLARTPSPPEDESPPESPDAASNHTLRPVSPGLSRPKSPVQMKKGPPVPPPPKVTPSKEVAEEQIIDLFGGDFLPAPSPSQPNERPGESLLDLDFDAFQPDETVSPLPQTAVPWDTWSAQPAQTDSESGFVADWSADFASAATNGEAAAGEAAAGEAAAGEAAAGEAAAGAEGADGGDRGDEATPPPAPEDSEAADDEVSGRDQPSQSEPDLLYGAADQLEKGQAESEAGRRKSTPGLIFTNEFGERIEDGSERAKDKRPGSPDGSGSEYESAEEWGGACAGAAAQHSPDRRPDAEKGQSVTADVMPADAAPPGMETAEAGASDPLQAVALDSDPFAATQEGGRGGFASPPFAEMRGGGTFDSDPFAHIQKGRGFGSDPFAESQEGEGTFDSDPFADLQGGGAFDSDPFAESREGGALNSDPFADLQGGGGAFDSDPFAEAPGGGAFSSDPFAQNRHGDSFDGVDPLKSGASLEDAGSGVSGDVGSSWDPFANGLCAASADGMAKRDVWSATSGRSDPPDEHGCSRTQGANAPEVRKEAGSCQEEEEPTKLLLGKRYHKDVAEGKDEDTAGPTFFADFDQMEVEPGSAETSEMPDAGEEMPQASLAAEEEPSPAPPAAEANAAAESCAPPLEENPAESMAIPSVVIEPASSNEGDDDRDADIVSPAAVSDNCVADDIAPVKVAGWAPAGLPDHFLYKVETMHDFEAANSDELDLKQGDVVLVVPTASLEDQDAGWLTGFKQSDWTMRGAAAQKGLFPQNFTQRLD
- the amph gene encoding amphiphysin isoform X5: MADIKTGIFAKNVQKRLNRAQEKVLQKLGKADETKDEQFEQVVVNFRRQECEGSRLQREMKAYMAAIKGMQQASINLTQSLHEVYEPDWHGRDDVMTIGKDCDAMWENFHNKLVDSTLLNLDAYLLQFPELKNRVAKRSRKLIDYDSARHHVETLQTSGMKNDRKMLKADEELRKAQRVFDELNVGLQDELPSLWDSRVGFYIGTFKSVTSLEARFHREISLVCKQLYEVMMQLSEQHADKMFTIQGAPSDSGPLRLARTPSPPEDESPPESPDAASNHTLRPVSPGLSRPKSPVQMKKGPPVPPPPKVTPSKEVAEEQIIDLFGGDFLPAPSPSQPNERPGESLLDLDFDAFQPDETVSPLPQTAVPWDTWSAQPAQTDSESGFVADWSADFASAATNGEAAAGEAAAGEAAAGEAAAGEAAAGAEGADGGDRGDEATPPPAPEDSEAADDEDTAGPTFFADFDQMEVEPGSAETSEMPDAGEEMPQASLAAEEEPSPAPPAAEANAAAESCAPPLEENPAESMAIPSVVIEPASSNEGDDDRDADIVSPAAVSDNCVADDIAPVKVAGWAPAGLPDHFLYKVETMHDFEAANSDELDLKQGDVVLVVPTASLEDQDAGWLTGFKQSDWTMRGAAAQKGLFPQNFTQRLD